The Candidatus Fermentibacter sp. genome includes a window with the following:
- a CDS encoding M3 family oligoendopeptidase → MKRFVDFEYRRPDRDAFEARMDDLVTRFAGASSAGVQDGLMAEINLERNMFESMVAIGRIRHTIDTADAFYDAENDAADELMPVYAGIKSRFYAALVASRFRPDLERRWGPQLFRLAELHLSTFSPEVLGDLQAENRLCSEYVKLKAGARIDFMGEVRNLPQMVPFIESTDRGVRRDAAEAVSSFYSTHIEEFDGIYDRLVHLRDGIAGRLGFPGFVPLAYARLGRSDYDAAMVAGYREQVLGTIVPLAAALRNRQAARIGLPSLKFFDESFGFPSGNPVPGGGPSWILDRGRELFSEMSPATKEFFDGMVERELMDLETRSGKAGGGYCSYIAREEAPFIFSNFNGTSGDVDVLTHEAGHAFQAYRSRGFEVPEYLSPTLEACEIHSMSMEFLAWPWMDRFFGGDADKYRFSHIEGAVLFIPYGAAVDEFQHWVYGNPSASPSERRAAWRGVERRYLPWRDYDGDGFLEDGGFWFRQGHIFEDPFYYIDYTLAQVCAFEFWGRARAARDLAMEAYTGLCDRGGSRSFTELLSATGLRNPFADGAVGATIGPVAAWLDSVEDGGL, encoded by the coding sequence ATGAAGCGGTTCGTCGACTTCGAGTACAGGAGACCCGACAGGGATGCCTTCGAAGCCAGGATGGACGATCTGGTGACCCGGTTCGCGGGTGCATCCTCGGCGGGGGTCCAGGACGGGCTCATGGCAGAGATCAACCTCGAGCGCAACATGTTCGAGTCGATGGTCGCCATCGGGCGGATCAGGCACACCATCGACACGGCCGATGCCTTCTACGACGCGGAGAACGACGCGGCCGACGAGCTCATGCCCGTCTACGCCGGTATCAAGAGCCGGTTCTATGCCGCACTCGTCGCGTCGCGGTTCAGGCCCGACCTGGAGCGCAGGTGGGGTCCTCAGCTCTTCCGTCTCGCCGAGCTCCATCTCTCGACCTTCAGCCCCGAGGTGCTGGGCGACCTCCAGGCCGAGAACCGGCTCTGCAGCGAGTATGTCAAGCTCAAGGCGGGCGCCCGCATCGACTTCATGGGCGAGGTGCGCAACCTTCCCCAGATGGTCCCCTTCATCGAATCCACGGATCGAGGTGTGAGGAGGGACGCCGCCGAGGCGGTCAGCTCCTTCTACTCGACCCACATCGAGGAGTTCGACGGCATCTATGACAGACTCGTGCACCTCCGGGACGGCATCGCCGGGAGACTCGGCTTCCCGGGCTTCGTCCCCCTGGCGTACGCGCGGCTGGGAAGGTCCGACTACGACGCCGCGATGGTGGCAGGCTACAGGGAACAGGTGCTCGGCACGATCGTGCCCCTGGCGGCGGCCCTGAGGAACAGGCAGGCTGCGCGCATCGGCCTGCCGTCCCTCAAGTTCTTCGACGAGAGCTTCGGATTCCCGTCGGGCAATCCCGTGCCCGGGGGAGGTCCTTCGTGGATACTCGACCGCGGCAGGGAGCTGTTCTCCGAGATGTCCCCCGCCACGAAGGAGTTCTTCGACGGCATGGTCGAGAGGGAGCTGATGGACCTCGAGACACGGAGCGGCAAGGCCGGGGGGGGATACTGCTCCTATATCGCAAGGGAGGAGGCGCCCTTCATCTTCTCCAACTTCAACGGGACGAGCGGCGACGTGGACGTGCTGACGCACGAGGCCGGACACGCCTTCCAGGCATACCGTTCGAGGGGATTCGAGGTGCCCGAGTACCTTTCGCCCACCCTCGAGGCATGCGAGATACACTCCATGAGCATGGAGTTCCTGGCCTGGCCCTGGATGGACAGGTTCTTCGGGGGGGACGCCGACAAGTACAGGTTCTCGCATATCGAAGGCGCGGTCCTGTTCATCCCCTACGGCGCCGCCGTGGACGAGTTCCAGCACTGGGTCTACGGCAATCCGTCGGCCTCGCCGTCCGAGAGGCGGGCGGCCTGGAGGGGTGTCGAGCGCAGGTATCTGCCCTGGCGCGACTACGACGGCGACGGCTTCCTCGAGGACGGGGGCTTCTGGTTCAGGCAGGGCCACATCTTCGAGGATCCCTTCTACTACATCGACTACACGCTCGCCCAGGTGTGCGCGTTCGAGTTCTGGGGAAGGGCCCGTGCCGCACGCGACCTGGCCATGGAAGCCTACACGGGGCTCTGCGACCGGGGCGGCAGCCGCTCGTTCACGGAGCTCCTGTCCGCCACGGGGCTGCGGAACCCGTTCGCGGACGGCGCCGTGGGGGCGACGATCGGCCCGGTCGCGGCATGGCTTGACTCGGTGGAGGACGGCGGGCTATAG